Part of the Sorghum bicolor cultivar BTx623 chromosome 1, Sorghum_bicolor_NCBIv3, whole genome shotgun sequence genome, TAATGTATCATAAATTGAATCAATCAGTATAAAAGAAACTAACTGAATTTTCCAGTTCTTTTTTGGGTAGCTTGCATTTCCTTTTATGTTGTTAGTTTACGATGAATTGTACTGTTTGTTAGTTTTAGATGTTATTGTGCCATTAATACCTTTCTGGATAGTGTGGTTATTGATTTGACCTCTAGTATAGACAAAAGAAAAAATGGTAGATCAGTTTGATAGTAATACTTTGGATTTCCTGGATGGCTTATGAATATGTCTACCTTCTTCTGTATCATTCCCCGTGATATCTCATACATATTGGTCCCATTGTATTTACTAATTTCTGAAAAGTTTCACTGTCTCAAGTCTCAACATAGGTAACATTTACATATTGGGTGTGATTGGCTGCTTGCATTAGACCTTATGCAGCACAACCCAAACCAGCAAAAAGATATGCAATATCTTGGTGTTTAGTTAGTTTGCACAAGCAACTTATGTTTGGTAAAATTATGTTTGGCTGCTTATATTGTGTTGCATGTACCCATGCAGTCACCTCCATGTTTTCATGTTTCTAGTAGAGTACTGAGTGATGACTACTGTGACTAGCCAGGTTGACTTGAAGAATATTAAGGTTTCTAGCTTAGAGAGATACATGCAGACTTGGATTTCGGAAGTAGAAGGGGCTTAGCTTAGAGATAGCAGAGGGGATATATCTCTTCTAGTTGAATAACTTAAGAACTAAAATCAGTGCATCCTTGTTTGGTGCATTTATTTCTATAGAAAAATAAATGGATGCCTTCTTGCTATGGACTTCTGAACCTCAATCCTTCTGAACATGCCTACGGACTTCTTGATATGGACTTCCTGGTTTGCATATTTTGCATGCGCGTGATCATTCGCTCAAGTTTTATAGCTTAACAAGTTTTCACTCTCCTTTACATGGACAGTGAGCTGTGCTTGCTAATTTAATCCCTGCAACAAGCCCTGCTTGGACTTGATAAATAAAATCAATATTTGGAATTAACCTTTATCATAGGTTCCATAAAATGAGAATGGGTTTTCAATACTGAGGCCTAATTCATAGAGAGGATTTGGGGCCTTcctcaaaaaagaagaagagaggattTGGGGCTAATCTTTTCTTTGCTCTTCACATAGTGATTCTTAAAAAAGCTTTTTGGTTGTGTGTTTATCTTTCAGTCCCTTCATCACTTTCTAGCCTTCTGTGCCAGAGAATCATAGATAGTACCATCTATACTGCGGTGTTCTTGAAGCATGTCACTGTTGACTTTCTACCTTCGTATGGATAAACTCATTTGAAGAAAAGGACTTTTATAGCTTTCAGTTAATCAAATAAAAGTTATACCTTAGTGATTATATTTCAATGGTTACCATCACTTTTAGTTTTTATACCGTGTATTCTaataatccatatttgtttgcACAACTTTAGATTGCGATGAAGGAGCTGAGAGCACGCAAGATACCCTTCACGATCAGACGGTACCTACCTGATGGAAGGTGAGTTTTTTTTCTAATGAAAGGCCctcacttctttttttttgaacaatTTTACTATATTCACCTTGTTAATTACTTTGTTTCAAAACAGCTATGAAGACTGGGGAGTAGACGAGCTCATTGTGGAGGACTCCTGGAAACGCCAGGTTGGTGGAGACTGAAGATGCTGATCTACTTGGCATTTAAACGATATGTGGTGCAGCAGGACTTTCCTGTAGTTACAAGTCTTTGTTGCCTCTATGAGTGGATGCTGTAGTCAATGAACCAAGATGAAGTAATGCTATGTTACCTTAACGTCTGTGGTTGTCTTGAACTCTGAGACCGTAATGTTAGCATGGTTGGTGGTTGCATTATGCTTGTTTGTTTCAATTTCAGACATGCAATTGCAGCGTTTTATGTGAATACCTTCTGTAGCCAAGTGCATGCTTTGTCTGCCTAATCTGATGTTGGATGTGATCAGTGTTGTTTCTGCCAAAGGTTGAGAGCTATGCTCCGATCATACGTTGCTCTTCTGTTCATGGGAAGACTTCGTAAGCTTTTCGCGCTGTGCTGTATCTTTCATTTGTTATCATTCGTATGGAGCTGTATGCTACACATTCGTATGGAGCTGTATGCTACATTAGGCAAGCGCCCATGCTGTTCATTGTTTCTTTTGACTCGGAAGTTGTTATGggacttagggcctgtttggtacagtgagtttttttttttggtaaatACTTATTTCTAAAAACAATTTTATGGGTAAAGCTGTTTTTCTTttacaaagacataagttgggatgaagctgaaaaaaaagTAGATTATTGCAGTTTTTTCCTTTATTTCTCTCATCTATGCATGAaggagttggtgaagctattttatcaAACACTTTTTtctaaaacagctcagcttcatctagaaagttgctcatgaagctattttaaaaaaaataattttattaaTAAAGTTGAGTTGTGCTAAACAAGCCCTTGTATGAGGAACAAATTCAGAAGGGTAGTTCACAGCGTAGCTGAGCAGGAAGTATGCAGATCAGATCATGGCATATTTGGCCTTACATTTTGCTCTGTTTAGACTGGTTTGTATCAGAGTTTGCAAAGATTGATACCAAGTATCCACAACTCCACTAGTGCAAGTATGAGATCATCTTGCTCAGCAAtgcgttttttttttgtttactcTGGTAGTCTGGTTAAATACATATACACGTATAATATGCTTGATGTATCACATGATGACAAACATCACAGACATTTGCATGCTGATAAACTGTATGAATCACAGACATTTGTGTCCTAGGATTGAACTGAAGCTCCTTCATGGCTTCATTCCTCGGAATCAGACTCGAGGGGGCAGGAGCCGTCGTCGACGGTGGCCAGCGGGTCGAACATGTCGGAGCCGGGGTCCATGCACCCGCTCACGATGTCCAGCTTGCACCGATCCCCCTGCAGTAGCCAATAGCGCAGGGATGGATTAGCACCAATGGATGAATGgcacggcacatacatgaaacatgaaGACATGAATGACTAGAGAACACCCACCCCTTCCTCGAGGTAGCCGTCCATGGCGCAGCTGGTGATGGCGATGTTCTCGTCCGGGTAGATGGCCCGGTCGCAGGCGCCCTCCATGTTGAGCTCGTCCGCCAGGCCCTGCGATGCAACAGCACAACACAGTCAGGTGGTCCAATTGGTTCAACCGTTTGGATTTTGATTCATGTCCATGCCTGCACCGGCATCAGCATCACCCACACCCACCTCGTTGAAGAAGCTCAGCGGCTTGTTCTGCCATGGCTTTGGGACCCTGAACTTGAGCGTGTACGGCCCGTCCCACTCGGCCCCGTTGGTGAAGGAGAAGATCAAGCTTATGgctgcacgcacgcacgcagacACAGGCACGCAGGCGCAGCGAATAAAATCAGCAAACGGCAACAATTAAGGTGAGAAAGAGAGATGATGATGGAGCCATGGCGCCCGGGCGGCGCGCTCACCGTGCTGCGGCACGCGTATCCTGATGGTGTAGATGGGCGGGTCGGCTTTGCCCCGGACCTGCAGCGTCATCTGCCTCGGCTCGCCGCCGCACATGATGGgctggttgaagccgccgctgAACGCCACGCCGAACACGTCGTTCGGGGCCATCTTCGTCGCCGCCGGGTTGTAGAACAGGGTCAGCCCTTCGCCCTGCATGCATGCCAACAATTCCGATCATCAGACTTCAGTGTTCAGCTTCagcagaagcagcagcagcgatcCCATCGAAAATAAACGCCATCCACCATGGGCATGGAGTCGACACTGGACTCACCGGCGAGGGCGGCAGGCCGTTGGCGGTCTTCCAGAACACCGGCGCCCGCCCGAGCTCGAACTCCGCCCACGTCGGCAGCGACACCCTGCTTGCTTGGAGGTCGATGTCGGAAGCATGTCCAGCCAGCAGACTCATCAGTCAACAAACCCAATAAAGCTACAAAAAGCAGCGGCTAGTTTAACTATTTTGCTACTGCACTTACCCCTTGTCCTGCTGCTCTACGGCAGCCGGCGccgccgtggcggcggcggcggcgcggacgcTGGCGGAGGAGCTCCGCCGGCTGGTGACGACGACGACACCCGCACGGGTCGGCTGCCGGTGGTGGATAGCCGCGGCGCCGGTGCCGCTGCTCAGGCGGCTGCAGGAGGAGAGCGTGGCCATCGATCCgttcgccgccgtcgtcgtccttgATCGATCGATTGATTGGCGCTGCTGCTTGCAACTAGCTAGCTAAGCTTGTTGCCAAGTTTTGTAGCTCAACTGACCGCCGACGAGGAGATAGATAGTTCCGGGTGGCCGTGTTAGCTAGGCCGCCGGCGTATATAAGGATGATCCGGCCGGCGGATGGGGGTGTCTGGGAGGGTGGACGTGTGTGGTGGGGAAGTGGCAACGACAGGGAGGGTCTGGACTGGATGATGCCACATGCCACTGCTCACTGGTACAAGCGCGAGTTGGCTTGGTGTTGGTGGGCTGcttgatatttttttttctctccttttaGCCGCGGGAAAAAGACACAAAGCAAGCTATGGCTTTCACGGGTAAAAATATCATCTCTGCAGCCTCAAGTGGTCATTGGTCAAAACTCACAAATCGAAAAATATCCTCGCTTTATCTCTCGCCTCTCACTGATTTTTTTTCACCTTTTTATAGGAGTATTTTCTGTTTTCTACTCAGTGCacctttgggccttgtttagttcaaaaaaaattataaaattttccatcacatcgaatcttacgatacatgtatgaaatattaaatataaataaaaaataattaattatataatttatttgtaatttatgagacgaatcttttaagtctaggtagtccatgattagaaaatacttgccaaatacaaacaaaaatgctacagtgtccattttgtaaaaaaagagAACTATAAACAAGGGCTTGGTAGTATTGTTTGGCTGATAAATCATGACAGAAagtattgttggctgatttattatgcGAAAAAACACGACTAATTTGTTGGCGGATTCGGCTGATAAACTTAAGCGAACAATGGTTTACAATAAATATGGTAAAACAGGCATGCGTACGTGTATGTCATCCATCCCACTACGGCCTTCAGGAAAAAGAAGTATGGCACATGTGTAGATGTGGAAATAAACAAGCGACGAGACAGAACACAAACATCAGGGTGGTCGATCGATGGAACTTACAAATAGAGAAAAACGACAAATATGAATGTTTATCTTACAAGAGGAACTTACAAATAGAGAAAAACGACAAATATGAATGTTTATCTTACAAGAGGACATGAATAAAACGTTCTTGGGTCGGGGAGCCCACTAGGTGATAGTATTTTCTCTCACCTCACCACCAAATGTAACAGCTGGCCTAGTTTGGAATTTAGCTTATAGTGACTCATGTGTATGTTAATGAGATATTATGAAAAGTTTAGTTCCATCTTGATTGTTAAAGGTGGGATAgactaaaaaaactaattgcacaatttagttgtaaatcacgagacgaacctTTTAAGTCTCATTAGTCTATGATGCGCCATaattgctacagtaaccaacatgtgctaacaatagattaattagaccatttagacttaataaattcgtctcataGTTTCCAGaccagctatgtaatttatttttttattagtctacATACTTCAAATATGTGCCggtatatccgatgtgacactaaaaaaatttcttttcacaaactaaacaaggctcaatCAACAGGTATAGAAAACAAAGACAAGTCAAAGAAGATGCAGATgacttagttccaaaatttttgcaaaatgggtATTGTACCACTTTCATTTGTAATATTatcaaatcatggactaactagtctcaaaaaaattatctcacaaattacaggtgaactgtgtaattagttttaatttttgtttatatttaatactatatacatacgtctaaagatccgatgtgacgagaaatgtaaaaaattttacaaattttttttttgaactaaacaaggtcattGGAGGCAAAGCTAAAGGCAAAGCGCCAGATGAATTGCCTATTTTTTGAAACAATAGACAAccaattaaatagatatgtttgCCCTTCCGAACCTATTTTCTGATCACCCAAACTATAAGACCTTTTAAAAGTTCGATTCAGAAATCTGAAATGGCTACAAAAAGGTCTGAAGTCTGCACTAGACTGGGTGAGCAGCGTCTAGACTTGGGTTGGACAAGGGTAGGGTTAGGTCATAATTAAACCTATAGTAAAACTAATTAATTAAAATTGATTACCTAGTTGATTTAATATTTTTGCAAATCTTTTGAAGAGGACCACCAAAGAAAACTCCTTTCTTAATCGGATTGCATTTTAAAAGTTTGTTTGAGGAATCTAAAATGGCTACTAAAAGGTTGTTGtgattatatataaatatatatgactTATATTTAtggtttttaaaaaatattgcaaTGATGTCCATCTTATTTATGTTTTATCCGTTTTCTATCAAATAGCAACAAAATTGCATACAATATGATACTCATGATTGATGTTAGttatatataaaacattaaaaaaTATCTTTTTAATCATCTATCTCTAGATTCTAAGAAACTTACAACAAGAGGTTGTCTTTGGGTTGGAGGTTGGTTGGCCAATAGCCCGATATTTATCATAAGCCATGAGGCGTGGCGCTGTTGCTCTTGAACCTTGTGCTGTTGGTGCAGTCAGGTTTCAGGAACCTGCCATTTTCACATTTGCAAGTATCtgaaaagtgtcatttgttagGACTGACTGTGAAAACCAAActtcattttttttagaaaacatcTACCGAGGGttaatttaaaaaaattgaaaaaaaaatacaaacaggccctaaagaaTGCAAACGTACCGGATTTCAGATGGACATTTTCAGCCCAACGGCCGGACACCATCCGGCCTCCAGCCCACCCTTCTTATCGGAATTTCGAAAACTGCGTCGCTGGGCCCTATTCCTCGCGCACAATCCCTACACTGGCCAGGCTCCCAGTCCCAGCTCGTGCTGTTGTGCAGTCGTGCTACTGGATCGATTAATGTATTGGCAGAAAAATTATTGTTCACCCGTTCGACTGGTCGAAAATTCAATTGACACAACAAGGCCTTACACACCCACGCATGTACTGTCTTTCCTGTTGCAAAACACTGTAGCAGTACCCGGTGGACAAGCAGCAGCATATTAACACGTACtccatccatcccaaattgtaagtcgtttgattttttttactccaagtttgaccactcgtcttattcaaaaaaattgtataaatatagtcaaatttaagtcattcttgaagaacttttattaataaaccaatacacaacaaaaaaaagtgatattttgtataaaactttgaataagacgagtggtcaaatttgatattaaaaaagtcaaacgacttgggatggattgagtactaAACATTTGCGAAAGCCAAATTGAAAGATTATAAGTGACAGCTACACCAACTTATCCAGTACGCACACGCATCGAGCATCTAGCGTTCACCGCATCTCATCATCTAATCTAAAAAAGCTCGGTTGGAGGGTCTAACATCACTCTCAGAATAGGAGGAAATGTGAACATTTTTTTTTGCTTGTTTCTACAACGCTtctaagagcatcttcaagagattagccaaaaaACTAGCTAAATCTAATGATTTTGCTAGTCTTTAAAATAGATTTAACAAATAGATATTAGAATACTCCAACAGACTCTACTAAGGATGGTTAGTGAGATAGATTATTCAAAAGTAAAGAGCAAACAAGGTAGGATGGAGAGCTACTAAATTTAAAGAATCATTTATATAGTCTGTTGGAAACGTTTTTCCTTAAACAATAACTAAATTTAcctttaaaaaataatttagctaatttttttgaaacttatTTAGCTATTTTTTTTGAGATGCTCTAAGGCAATATGTCAGTATTTCACAGCACAGATACTGGtttaaaacaaaaatacaaatGGTTCCTTAAAGGAAACACAATGGTCGCAAAATGTTTCCTTGCTGTGGCAGCAGCTCCCTTGGACTCGCACGGCAGCGCGGGTGGCGGGACCCACTGTGTACGCGTCCGCAGCGTTCCCGTAGCGGGACGCCACACTTTCATACCGTGCacgagacgagacgagacgacCCCGCCGTCGACTGGACCCACCGCGCACCCACCGCCCAGCGGGACCCACGCCGTCCTTGTCCCCTCACTGCCTGTGCAGAATGTCCCCGGCCCCCACCGCACGCTGaccccgcctccgcctccggcgACCCGGATCCCCGCCGGCGAAATGGCGGCGTGGTGCTCCGCCGAGTCCACCAAGCCGGTCTTCGTCGGGATCTACGGCGCCGTCCTCGGCGGCTTCGCGGTCTCCGCCCTCTTCTTCCTGCTCTCCTCCTTCTCCACGCTCTCGGCGCCCACGCTCCcgctccccgccgccgccatcgccgGGGCCAACCTCTCCGCGCCCACTCCCGCCCAGCCCGAGACCATGTACAACCGCCCCATCTGGAAGCCCCCGCCCCGGCGGGCGCGGATGCCCTCTCCGCGCGCGTTCCGGCTCACCCGCGACATGGTCGCCGCCCGCGCCCGCGACGGCGTGATCGTCGTCACCTTCGGCAACTACGCCTTCCTCGACTTCATCCTCACCTGGGTGCGCCACCTCACCGACCTCGGCGTCGACAACCTCCTCGTCGGCGCCATGGACACCAAGCTGCTCCGGGAGCTCTACTTCCGGGGCGTGCCCGTCTTCGACATGGGCAGCAGGATGGCCACCGAGGACGCCGGGTGGGGCTCCCCCACCTTCCACAAGATGGGCAGGGAGAAGGTGCTGCTCATCAACGCGCTCCTGCCTTTCGGGTACGAGCTGCTCATGTGCGACACGGACATGGTGTGGCTCAAGAACCCATTGCCCTACCTCGCCCGATACCCCGACGCGGATCTCCTCACGTCCAGCGATCAGGTCATACCCACCGTCACCGACGACAGCCTGGAGAACTGGAGGGAAGGTAATTATTGACCACAGATACGACGTGGGTTCTGAATCTTTCTGGTTGCTAAGTTGCTCGTGTGTTCGTTACCAATCTCTGCTGCGAGCAGTAGTAATCAAGCACAGATCACATCATATTCTTTTCAATCCTGAGATTGACAACAGAGATGGTGTGATATGCACCTGAATATAGTAAACGGACCCAAAGAAGTTATATCTTATttctttcacaaaaaaatagaAGAAGCTATATCTTATTTGTAGCTGAACTGAACATTATGTTAGGAGGCTGAAGAGCTGCATGAGCCATTTCCCTTGTACTGCTTATCTTGGTAAGTTCGAAATGAACTTGCATTTAAGTACAAATACACACTGTTGAGCATTTTCAAAAGTTTACAGTCAATGAAGAAAGATTTTCACTAGTGACAGCAACGTACAACTCATGTAGCTATTTGTGAAGTACTGAAGTATATGTGCATGAGTATCATGAAGCAAATACCTGGGATACAGACCTTATTGAACATACCCTCTTGCTTGGGAATCCTGTGTAGATGAAGACAACTAAGCAGCTCAGCATTCTCTTGTGTTTCACTGGCATTATTGAGTGATGGATGCACGCATTTCAAGCATGGTATAActgtaaatatttttatattttggtTCCTCTACTCAGTGTTGTAATATTATAATTTAACAAATAAATTCCTGAAAGCATGAGTTATATTCAGTGTTTTTTTGGTAGATTTAGATCATTGATTGCCATCTTTTCAATCTTTTTGTGCTCTAGGAATTTTAAAAACATAAGGTATTGTTGGTCCTTATGGACCTAGTCATATGTACCCTCCAGTCTCCATAGCCCAACAAAATGATTTCATGCTCGAATTTATTATGCTGTACTTCGCCCTCATCTTTCAGGCATTTCCTTTCCACTCTTGTATCTCCTCATGATTCTATTAAGTTACCTAACTGAAGCAGGGATGCTTTGGTGGTTCACAACTTTTGAGCGAATTATTTTATTGTCTTCTGAAAACTACATAACCGAAGATTCCAGTGCTATGTAATTGATAGCATGACAGTCAATCTCTATTATCTTATTCACAGTTACTGGTGCATTCAACATTGGTATTTTCCATTGGCGACCCACTGAACCTGCTAAAAGGCTGGCAAAAGATTGGAAAGATTTAGTCATATCTGATGATAAGTTGTGGGACCAGAATGCTTTTAATgatcttgtacgcaaaaatttTGGACAGCCAGTTCAAGGAGGTGATCTTGTATATTCTTATGATGGGAAACTGAAGCTGGGAGTACTACCGGCAAGTATATTTTGCAGCGGCCATACATATTTTGTGCAGGTAGGAGTATTTCTTTGTTTGTGGTTGCCAATTAGAAATTTTGCATTTGAAAACACTTTTTAGTTAGATAATAGTTGTATCTCATTACATTTTAGTGTCcatgtagctctttggacattCTGTTGGCATTGTTTTGGTAGTTTTTcgccttgctagttgtgttcaTAGTGCTCTACTGATTTGAAGGTGCTCTGTGTTTATTTTCTTTGGATTGTCAGGGCATGTATAAGCAGCTTCATTTGGAACCATACGCAGTTCATACTACTTTTCAGTATGCGGGTACTGAAGGAAAGCGCCATAGATTGCGAGAGGCAATGCTTTTCTTTGATCAACCATCTTATTATGATTCTCCAGGTCTATTCACTGTCTATACCTGTCAGGCTGTCACAAGCAAACTGTACTCTACTGTCTTGAACAGAGATTCGTGCTTATTCTGACTGGTTTATTCAAGTGCCTTGAAAGTAGAAATGGACTCTGTACTAGTAGTACTCTTAATCTCTTATAGTTTCTTCTTTTTACCATTTTATTACTGTTTCTGTACTTAGTCTACTGTCCTGTTGCAGGAGGCTTCCTGTCATTTAAACCTAACATTCCAAAAAGTTTGCTATTAGACGGTGCTCATACTGTTGAATCTcattttgagttggttaattatCAGGTATCTTCTTGTATATATATTCGATCAAATTACTGGCTGTATGTCTATTATTAATATTTGCATGTTCTTTTAATCTAATTAGTTGCATGAAACTTTTCAGCTGAAGCAAATAAGAACTGCACTTGCAGTCGCATCCTTGTTAAAGCGGACACTGGTAGGTGAAATGTCTCTTTTCTATACTTGTTTTCTTCATGCTTGTTGCTTTCCTTTCGTTCAGCTGTTTTCTAGTTTAATTTGAAATGATTCATTTGCATGACTGTGGGGGTAAATGGACATACCTTCAGGTGGAAGCATCTAACTGAAACTTGATTTGCCCCTGTTCCATTGACATCATTAATTTGGTGTCTTTCTAAA contains:
- the LOC8064544 gene encoding uncharacterized protein LOC8064544, with the translated sequence MATLSSCSRLSSGTGAAAIHHRQPTRAGVVVVTSRRSSSASVRAAAAATAAPAAVEQQDKGVSLPTWAEFELGRAPVFWKTANGLPPSPGEGLTLFYNPAATKMAPNDVFGVAFSGGFNQPIMCGGEPRQMTLQVRGKADPPIYTIRIRVPQHAISLIFSFTNGAEWDGPYTLKFRVPKPWQNKPLSFFNEGLADELNMEGACDRAIYPDENIAITSCAMDGYLEEGGDRCKLDIVSGCMDPGSDMFDPLATVDDGSCPLESDSEE
- the LOC8063006 gene encoding arabinosyltransferase XEG113, coding for MAAWCSAESTKPVFVGIYGAVLGGFAVSALFFLLSSFSTLSAPTLPLPAAAIAGANLSAPTPAQPETMYNRPIWKPPPRRARMPSPRAFRLTRDMVAARARDGVIVVTFGNYAFLDFILTWVRHLTDLGVDNLLVGAMDTKLLRELYFRGVPVFDMGSRMATEDAGWGSPTFHKMGREKVLLINALLPFGYELLMCDTDMVWLKNPLPYLARYPDADLLTSSDQVIPTVTDDSLENWREVTGAFNIGIFHWRPTEPAKRLAKDWKDLVISDDKLWDQNAFNDLVRKNFGQPVQGGDLVYSYDGKLKLGVLPASIFCSGHTYFVQGMYKQLHLEPYAVHTTFQYAGTEGKRHRLREAMLFFDQPSYYDSPGGFLSFKPNIPKSLLLDGAHTVESHFELVNYQLKQIRTALAVASLLKRTLVMPPLWCRLDRMWFGHPGILEGTMTRQPFLCPMDHVFEVHVMLKDLPKEEFGPHIDFREYSFLENPSLPKEVKDSLLDVQLCDEHSSRCSAVDETDKHRPFLLPRNSTEEKLLDLLSPYKDVKIIQFSSMVDAFGGFADAAVEKKFRNRVKRYVGLWCCVEFRDIGHIYYDMYWDEKPGWKPHPPETREQDHPPWS